The DNA sequence CGGCGACAACACGAAAGGAGGAGTTTTCATGGGAACAACATCGAAAGGGTTGAAACTGGCCGATATTTTAACGACGATTGTCATTGCCGTTGTGTTCGGCGTCATTTACAAAGTGTGGGGGCCGTTGTATGAAGTGGTGAAAGTATTCGGGTTTCATGCCGATCAACTGATTTATGGCATGTGGTTTATCGCGTCGTCGCTTGCGTATTTGCTAATCCGCAAACCGGGGGTGGCGCTGCTTGCCGAGATCGCGGCTTCATCGGGCGAGTTGGTGATGGGGTCGCAGTGGGGGCTTGAGGTGTTGATTTATGGGGTTGTACAAGGGCTGTTTGCCGAGCTTGTCTTTGCGGCGTTCCGCTATCGGCGGTTTGACGTGTTTGTCGTGTCGCTCAGCGCCGTCGGCGCGACGGTCGGTTCGCTGATCATGGACTTTTACAAAGGATATATCGAGGCGCTCGCCCCGTGGAACATGGCGCTCTTTTTGCTGGCGCGTTTTGTCGGCGCCGTTCTTATCTCCGGCGTGTTCGCCGTTTCGTTGGCCAAGGCGCTTGAGAAAACCGGGGTGACGCAAATGTGGCGGCCGGTTTCCAAAGAGGACTATGATGCGCTGAACCGGTAAGGGGAATGACCGATGAAGCAAGCCATTGTCATCGAACAGCTGCGCCTGAAGTTTCCAGGGCATAGCGACTTATTGTTCCGCGATTTGTCGCTGTCCGTTGCTGCCGGGGAGAAAGTGCTTCTCCTCGGCCCGTCTGGATGCGGCAAGTCGACGCTTTTGCAAGTGATGGCCGGCATCATTCCCCACTCGATCGACGTGCCGATGAAAGCCGGGCGCCTTGAGCGGCCGGAACGATGGGGATATGTGTTTCAAGATCCGGATACGCAGTTTTGCATGCCGTATGCCGATGAGGAAATCGCGTTTGCCCTCGAAAATCGAAGTGTGCCGCGCCGCGAGATGCCCGCCCGCATCCGCTTGCTGTTGGACCAAGTCGGGTTGGCGATCGAACCGCACACCGACATTCATACGCTTTCCGGCGGGATGAAGCAGCGGTTGGCGCTCGCTTCTGTTCTTGCGCTTGAGCCGGATGTTTTGTTTTTGGATGAGCCGACGGCTTTGCTCGATGAGGAAGGGACGAAAGCCGTATGGCAGGCGGTGCGGGATGTGAGCCGGGACAAAACGGTCGTCATCGTCGAGCATAAAATCAACCATGTTCTTGACTTCGTCGACCGGATTGTGTTGCTTGGCAGCGACGGGTGCATCATCGCCGATGGAGGAGCGAGGGAAGTATTTTCCCGATATAAGGACGTCATGACGGCGGAAGGCATTTGGCACCCGGACGTTTGGGAGGAATGCGGACCGATCGTGCGCCGGGAGGAAAGGCAGGAAGGCGAGGAGCTGATCCGCCTTCACCGTTTCCGCGGCTTTCGCGGCCGGGAGGTGAAAATCAGCGTACCGGAGGCGGTTGTGCGGGCGGGAGAATGGATCGCCGTCACCGGCCGAAACGGCGCGGGCAAAAGCACGCTTTTGCATGGGTTGATGCAACTGATTCGCACCGAAGGCGAATATACATTGTTCGGGGAGGATATCGAGCTCCGGCAGCCGCTTTACCGCCATATCGCGTTCGTGTTTCAAAATCCCGAATTTCAATTTGTCACCCATACTGTGCGCGATGAACTGGCGTATTCGCTGCGGCTTGAGGGGCGATCTGAAGAGGAAATCAATGAGACGGTCACCCGCCTGCTCAGCGCGTTTGGCCTTGACGGAAAGGAAGAAGTGCATCCGTACCAGCTGTCAGTCGGGCAAAAACGGCGGTTGAGCGTGGCTGCTTCGATCGTCGCCGGTCAACGCCTCTTTTTGCTTGATGAGCCGACATTTGGACAGGATGCGAAAAACACGTTTGCGTTGTTGGCGATGTTGGAGTCATACCGAAGGCAAGGGGCGGCGATCATCATGGTCACCCACGACGAACAAATTGTCCGTCGTTTTGCGACGAGACGATGGGTGGTGGAAGACGGAGCGCTTGTTCGCGATGAGCGCCTCGCTGCTGTGGAGACTGTATTGGCTGAAGGAGGAACATGGCGATGAACTGGGACATTCAGCGCCGTGAGACATGGCTTTATGAAGCGAACCCGAGTTTGAAGCTCATTGTGCTCGTCATGCTCTTTTTTGCGGTGTTGTTCATTCATAACCCGAACGTGCTCATCAATTTGTCGCTCGCCCTGTTCGTTTTGTTTTGCTTCGGCACCGGGTATCCAGCAAAGCTGCTTGTTTGGCTGTTTTTGCCGTTTTTCCTGATCTTTGTTTCCACTGCTTCATCGATGATGATGTTTGGCGAAGGGACGACAACGTGGTTTCGCTGGGGGCTCATCCACGTAACAGCGGAAAGCTTTTGGCGCGGCATGCATCTCGGATTTCGCGCCTTGTCGCTCGGGCTGTTAGGCTTGATTTTTTCCTTGACGACTCGGCCGGTGCAGCTGTTTTATTCGCTCATGCAGCAATTGAAGCTGAAACCGAAGTATGCGTACAGTTTTTTGGCGGCGGTCCGCCTGCTGCCGATCATGATTGAGGAGTTTCAAACGGTCCGGTATGCGCTGAGAGTGCGCGGCGTGCCAAACCGCGGCGGCCTTGGCAAAGTGAAGCGTTATGCCATCCCGCTTTTGGCACAAAGCATCCGCCGCGCCCAGCGCATCGCCGTGGCGATGGAGGCGAAACAATTTTCCAACAGCGGCCAGCGTACGTTTTATTATGAAATCAAGTTTGGCAAATGCGATATTTGGTTTGTCGTCTTGACCGTTGCGTTGTTGGTTGCCGCTTATTATGCGGGCGTCCATTACCCGTATATTTCAGTCCATGATGTAAGGTAGGCAGAAAGAAAGGGATTGTGATGGGGGCTCTTCACTTCATTTCCACCGGGCGGCAAACAGCCGACGAATTCGCGGCCATTTGTGCGCGTATCCATCCGTATGCGGATGCCATTCACATTCGCGAGAAAGAAAAAACGGCGCGCGAAGTGGCCGAGTTTGTCACCGCGCTGCTTTACACCGGGGTGCCGCCGCAAAAAATCATCGTCAATGACCGTGTTGACGTCGCGGCCGTCTACGGTGTCGGCGGGGTGCAGATCGCGTCTCACAGCTTGCCGGTGCGTGCCGTCCGCCGTTCGTTTCCGGACTTGACAGTCGGCTGTTCCGTGCACAGCCTGACGGAGGCGAAGCAGGCGGAAGAGGACGGCGCTCACTTTTGCCTGTACGGCCATATGTTTCCGACTGCCAGCAAGCCTGGATTGCCGCCGCGCAGCATCGATTCGTTGCGGGAGATGGCCGCGTCCGTCTGCATCCCGGTTATTGCGATCGGCGGCATTCATGCCGGCAACGCCTGCCGGGTGATGGAGGCCGGTGCCGCGGGAGTGGCGGTGTTATCGGCTGTCTTTTTAGCGCCTGATCCGGTTGTGGAAGCAAGACGTTTGGCGCAAATCGTGAAAGGGGAGAGGAAAAATGGGGGCACATTATGATGTCGTCGTTGTCGGCGGTGGGGTGATCGGGGCGGCGACAGCTTTTGAGCTCGCCAAACGGCGGCACCGCGTGGCGATTTTCGAAAAAGGAACAATGACCGGCGAAGCGTCAAGCGCGGCGGCCGGTATGCTGGGGGCGCAATCGGAGTTCGCCGCGCCGAGTCCGCTCATCCCGCTCGCCCTGCAAAGCCGGGCGCTCGTGCCGGCGCTCGCTGCGGAATTGCGGGAGAGAACCGGTATTGACATCGGACTTGTCGAAAAAGGAATGCTCAAAGTTGCGACGAATGCGGAAGAAGCGGAGGAGTTGCACCACCATTATACATTTTGGAAGGAAATGGGTGAGACAGTTCACTGGCTGGCGACAGAAGAAGCGCTTAAGCTGGAGCCGCGTCTTGCGGGCGAGGCGCTGGCCGGCGCCATGTACATTCCCGGAGACGGGCAAGTGAGCGCCCCGGATTTGGCTGCCGCTCTTGTTTCAGCCGCTGTCTCCGCCGGTGCGCATTTGTATGAGCATACGGAAGTGTTTGACATTCGTTCGGATGTCGGCGGGCATACCGTGGAAACAGCGAGCGGAACTTTCGCCGCTGCCGCTGTCGTGATCGCCTCGGGCGCCTGGGCGGCGCGTCTGGGGGCCGCGCTCGAGCTGCCGCTTTTTGTATTCCCGGTCAAGGGGGAATGCATCATGGTGCGTACGCCAACCCCGCTCGTGCAAATGACGGTGTTTGCGAAAAATGGCTGTTACATCGTGCCGAAGCGCGGCAACCGGCTGCTGATCGGTGCGACGTCCACGCCGGGGACGTACGACCGGCGCGTGTCAATCGCGGGGGTGATGAGCCTGCTTCGCCGTGCCGCCCGTGTGCTTCCAGATGTCGAACAGGCAGAATGGGTGAAGGCATGGAGCGGTATCCGACCGCAAACGAAAGACGGTTTGCCCTATATCGGCGAGCATCCAAAGCGGCGCGGGATATTTGTCGCTGCCGGCCATTACCGGAACGGCATTTTGCTTAGCCCGCTCACCGGCCGGCTGCTTGCCGACCTAGTAGAGCGGAAAGAGCCGGCGTTTGACTTGTCACCGTTTTCATTAACGCGTCACGCGGAAGAAAAGGTGGGGGTTGAATGAATTTAGTCATTAATGGCGAGAACGTTGCCGTGCCGGACGAAGTGAAAACGGTCAGCGATTTGCTCGCCCATTTTCGACTTGATCAAAAGCTGGCCATTGTCGAAGTCAATGTTCGCATTATTCAAAAGCATGAATACGCGGTGACGGCGTTGGCGGACGGCGACCGCGTCGAAATTGTTCATTTTGTAGGAGGCGGTTGAAATGCTGAAAATTGGTCCGTATGAATTCTCTTCGCGGTTGTTGCTCGGGACGGGCAAATATCCGAGCCTTGAGGTGCAAAAAGAAGCGGTGGAAGCATCCGGCGCAGAAATTTTGACCTTTGCCGTCCGGCGAATGAACATTTTTGCGCCGGAGCAGCCGAATTTTTTAGAGCAGCTTGATTTAAGCCGATATAAGCTTCTGCCCAATACCGCCGGGGCAAAAACGGCTGAGGAAGCGGTCCGCATCGCCCGACTGGCCAAAGCATCGGGGCTATGTGATATGATTAAGGTAGAAGTGATCGGCTGCGACAAAACGCTTCTTCCCGACCCGGTTGAGACGTTAAAAGCAGCGGAAATGCTGCTGGAAGAAGGGTTTATCGTCTTGCCGTACACGTCTGATGACGTCGTGCTCGCCAAGCGCTTGCAAGAGCTTGGCTGCCATGCCGTCATGCCGGGGGCATCGCCGATCGGGTCCGGGCAAGGCATCCTTAACCCGCTCAATTTGAGCTTTATCATCGAGCAAGCGACCGTGCCGGTGATCGTCGATGCCGGCATCGGCGGGCCGGCCGATGCGGCGCTGGCGATGGAGCTTGGCGCGGATGGGGTGCTGTTGAATACGGCCGTGTCCGGCGCAGCTGATCCCGTAAAAATGGCAAAAGCGATGAAGCTGGCGGTGGAAGCGGGACGGCTCGGTTATGAAGCCGGGCGCATCCCGAAAAAACGATACGCGTCAGCAAGCAGCCCAACGGAAGGAATGAGTGTTGTTTGAATGAACGGTATTCCCGGCAACAACTATTTGCGCCGATTGGCGAGGAAGGGCAAAAGAAAATACGGGAAAAGCACGTCGTCTTAATCGGCGCCGGAGCGCTCGGCACAGGAAACGCCGAAGCGCTCGTGCGCGCCGGCATTGGCAAACTGACGATCATTGACCGCGATTATGTCGAATGGAGCAACTTGCAGCGCCAACAGCTTTACAGCGAAGTGGATGCGAAAGAGCGGCTGCCGAAGGCGATCGCGGCCAAGCGGCGGCTCGAGCGAATCAACAGCGAGGTCAAGATCGACGCGATAGTCGGTGAGGCTGACGCCGAACAGTTGGAATCATTGGCTGTCGAACAGCGGCCCGACCTATTGATCGATGCGACGGACAACTTCGATGCGCGCATGATCATCAATGATGTTGCCTACAAATATGGCATTCCGTGGATTTACGGCGCCTGCGTCGGCAGCTATGGATTAAGTTACGCGTTTATTCCCGGACGTACCCCATGTTTATATTGCTTGCTTGAAACGGTGCCGCAAGGGGGATTGACATGCGACACGGCCGGCATTATCAGTCCGGCAGTGCAGATGGTCGTCAGTTACCAAGTGGCTGAGGCGTTGAAAGTTTTAGTCGAGGACTGGGCCGCGCTGCGCGGCAAGCTCGTTTCGTTTGATCTTTGGACGAATGAATACGCAGCGATTCGCATTGACGCGGTCAAAAGAGACGACTGTCCGACGTGCGGACATCGTCCATCTTATCCGTTTCTTTCTTATGAACATCAGACGAAGACCGCTGTGCTGTGCGGGCGCGACTCAGTGCAAATTCGACCGTCTTCCCGGCGCCAGTACGATGTAAACGAATTGGCATCTCTTTTTCGCCGCCAAGGGCTCCGGGCCGAAGCGAATCCGTATCTCGTCTCCGTATCGCTCGGCGCCAAGCGGCTTGTCGTATTCGCCGACGGGCGCGCGCTTGTGCACGGCACAAAGGATGTGAACGAGGCGAAAACGATTTATTACCGTTATTTAGGATGAAAACGGGGACCTCTTTTTTTGAGTCCCTGTTTTTTTTCAGTCACAAAACTGTCAAAAAGCCGTCTTGTTTTCCCTGTTTTTCCCGCTATCCATATAGTACGATGAAGGTAAGAAGGCAAAGGGAGGGGAGATGGATGGATGAGTGGTCCGTCACGTTGAACATCGCCTCGTTGGTAGTGCTTGTCTACTTTATTGGCTCCTGCTGGATCGAATCGTAAAACGCGCCGGCGCACCTCGGCGCGTTTTTTGAGGTGGATTTATGGTAATATATAGAAAGTGATTCCACCCACTATAGTCAGCTGGCGAAAAATTTGTTATATTTAAGGTAAGGAACGGAAACGGCTGCCGATAGCCGCGCAGCCTCATTCCGCCCGATGCCGAAAGTTTTGCTTCAGCAGGCATGTTTTGGGAAAGGAATGGATATGAATAACATAGTCATGGTCCGATAGGAGTGTGAAGATTCGTTGGAAGAGTGGCCGTTAAGGTTGTTCGGTTGGTTTTTCCTTTTCTTGCTCGCGAACGCATTGTTTGCATCGGCTGAGGCGGCGTTTTCATCCGCCAGCAAAGCCCGGTTAAAACACTACGCGGAAGAGCATTCAAACAACAAGCGGCTTCAAGCAGTGGTCGGGCATCTTGACCGTGCATTGTTAGCGCTTGCTATGGCCAGCCGTCTAACAGGCATCATCGCGGTGGCGCTATTTATCGAGATCGCTGCTTCTCTGCTTGGGGAGCAGACCGGTTTATTTGTCGCCATTGCGGTCATGACCGTTTTGTCTGTCGTCTTCGGTGAAATTTTGCCAAAATCGATGGCGAAAGAGTACGCGGAGCCGCTCGCCATCCGGTATGCCGGCCTGGCCTATGGGCTGATGAAGCTCATGGTGCCGATTACGGCATTGTTTCAAGCCCTGAAAGAGCGTATGACCCGGCGATTCGCCAACGGGGCTGCCGTGCCGGCCGTCACGGAGGAAGATATTAAGGTGATGGTCGAGCTGAGCGAAGAAGAAGGGGTTATCGACAACAAGGAAAAAGAGCTGATTCAACGTTCGCTCGATTTTGATGAAATTTTAGTCGGAGAAATTTTTACGCCGCGCGCCGATATGGTGGCGGTCGAGATCAACCAGCCGATTGAAGAGATTCGCGATGTATTTTTGGAGGAAAAATATTCCCGAATCCCGGTCTATGAAGGGGATATTGACAACGTAATCGGCATTTTGTCGGAAAGTGACTTTTTCAGCGAACTTGTCCAAAAGCGTGACGTGTGCGTCCGCGAGCTGTTGCGCCAGCCGCTGTTTGTCGTCGAATCGATGAAAGTGTCCGATTTGCTGCCGGAGCTGCAAAAAAGCAAAGTGCATATGGCGATCGTTGTTGACGAGTTCGGCGGCACGGCCGGCTTGATTACGCTTGAGGATATTCTTGAGCAAATCGTCGGCGAAATATGGGATGAGCATGATGAAGCGGTAAAAACCGTGCGTCAAATCGATGAACATAGTTTTGAATTCAGCGCTGAACTGCCGCTTGACGAATTTTGCGAAGTGATGAACATCGACGTGCCGGAAAGTGAATCGCATACGTTGGGTGGCTGGATTTTTGAAATGTTTGAGCGCATTCCGGCGGTCGGCGAAACGTTGCAATACGGCCCGCTGACGTTGACCGTCCGCCAAGTCGACAACCGTCGCATCCGCAAAGTGCTTGTTTCCTTGAGCCAGCAACCGCTCGCCGAGCAGGCGGGGGGCGTCTAGGCGCTTTCGGACCGCATGAATATAGAAGAGCCCCAGGCTGACTGCCTGGGGCTTTTGCCATCTATTATGAAGTTGTCTGTCAACCGGTTATTGAATGTTGCCGAATTGGCCGCCGAGTTGTTGTTGAGCCATCGCTACAAGGCGTTTGGTAATTTCCCCGCCGACCGAACCGTTTGCGCGCGAAGTCGTGTCAGCGCCAAGGTTTACACCAAATTCTTGGGCGATTTCGTACTTCATTTGGTCGATCGCTTGTTGGGCACCAGCGACGAGCAGTTGGTTATTGTTGTTGTTGCGTGCCATAGTTGATCATCTCCCCTTAGA is a window from the Geobacillus stearothermophilus ATCC 12980 genome containing:
- a CDS encoding alpha/beta-type small acid-soluble spore protein; its protein translation is MARNNNNNQLLVAGAQQAIDQMKYEIAQEFGVNLGADTTSRANGSVGGEITKRLVAMAQQQLGGQFGNIQ
- a CDS encoding thiazole synthase, with the protein product MLKIGPYEFSSRLLLGTGKYPSLEVQKEAVEASGAEILTFAVRRMNIFAPEQPNFLEQLDLSRYKLLPNTAGAKTAEEAVRIARLAKASGLCDMIKVEVIGCDKTLLPDPVETLKAAEMLLEEGFIVLPYTSDDVVLAKRLQELGCHAVMPGASPIGSGQGILNPLNLSFIIEQATVPVIVDAGIGGPADAALAMELGADGVLLNTAVSGAADPVKMAKAMKLAVEAGRLGYEAGRIPKKRYASASSPTEGMSVV
- a CDS encoding energy-coupling factor transporter transmembrane component T family protein — encoded protein: MNWDIQRRETWLYEANPSLKLIVLVMLFFAVLFIHNPNVLINLSLALFVLFCFGTGYPAKLLVWLFLPFFLIFVSTASSMMMFGEGTTTWFRWGLIHVTAESFWRGMHLGFRALSLGLLGLIFSLTTRPVQLFYSLMQQLKLKPKYAYSFLAAVRLLPIMIEEFQTVRYALRVRGVPNRGGLGKVKRYAIPLLAQSIRRAQRIAVAMEAKQFSNSGQRTFYYEIKFGKCDIWFVVLTVALLVAAYYAGVHYPYISVHDVR
- the thiO gene encoding glycine oxidase ThiO, whose amino-acid sequence is MGAHYDVVVVGGGVIGAATAFELAKRRHRVAIFEKGTMTGEASSAAAGMLGAQSEFAAPSPLIPLALQSRALVPALAAELRERTGIDIGLVEKGMLKVATNAEEAEELHHHYTFWKEMGETVHWLATEEALKLEPRLAGEALAGAMYIPGDGQVSAPDLAAALVSAAVSAGAHLYEHTEVFDIRSDVGGHTVETASGTFAAAAVVIASGAWAARLGAALELPLFVFPVKGECIMVRTPTPLVQMTVFAKNGCYIVPKRGNRLLIGATSTPGTYDRRVSIAGVMSLLRRAARVLPDVEQAEWVKAWSGIRPQTKDGLPYIGEHPKRRGIFVAAGHYRNGILLSPLTGRLLADLVERKEPAFDLSPFSLTRHAEEKVGVE
- the thiS gene encoding sulfur carrier protein ThiS, with product MNLVINGENVAVPDEVKTVSDLLAHFRLDQKLAIVEVNVRIIQKHEYAVTALADGDRVEIVHFVGGG
- a CDS encoding thiazole biosynthesis adenylyltransferase ThiF; this translates as MNERYSRQQLFAPIGEEGQKKIREKHVVLIGAGALGTGNAEALVRAGIGKLTIIDRDYVEWSNLQRQQLYSEVDAKERLPKAIAAKRRLERINSEVKIDAIVGEADAEQLESLAVEQRPDLLIDATDNFDARMIINDVAYKYGIPWIYGACVGSYGLSYAFIPGRTPCLYCLLETVPQGGLTCDTAGIISPAVQMVVSYQVAEALKVLVEDWAALRGKLVSFDLWTNEYAAIRIDAVKRDDCPTCGHRPSYPFLSYEHQTKTAVLCGRDSVQIRPSSRRQYDVNELASLFRRQGLRAEANPYLVSVSLGAKRLVVFADGRALVHGTKDVNEAKTIYYRYLG
- a CDS encoding ECF transporter S component produces the protein MGTTSKGLKLADILTTIVIAVVFGVIYKVWGPLYEVVKVFGFHADQLIYGMWFIASSLAYLLIRKPGVALLAEIAASSGELVMGSQWGLEVLIYGVVQGLFAELVFAAFRYRRFDVFVVSLSAVGATVGSLIMDFYKGYIEALAPWNMALFLLARFVGAVLISGVFAVSLAKALEKTGVTQMWRPVSKEDYDALNR
- a CDS encoding ABC transporter ATP-binding protein, with protein sequence MKQAIVIEQLRLKFPGHSDLLFRDLSLSVAAGEKVLLLGPSGCGKSTLLQVMAGIIPHSIDVPMKAGRLERPERWGYVFQDPDTQFCMPYADEEIAFALENRSVPRREMPARIRLLLDQVGLAIEPHTDIHTLSGGMKQRLALASVLALEPDVLFLDEPTALLDEEGTKAVWQAVRDVSRDKTVVIVEHKINHVLDFVDRIVLLGSDGCIIADGGAREVFSRYKDVMTAEGIWHPDVWEECGPIVRREERQEGEELIRLHRFRGFRGREVKISVPEAVVRAGEWIAVTGRNGAGKSTLLHGLMQLIRTEGEYTLFGEDIELRQPLYRHIAFVFQNPEFQFVTHTVRDELAYSLRLEGRSEEEINETVTRLLSAFGLDGKEEVHPYQLSVGQKRRLSVAASIVAGQRLFLLDEPTFGQDAKNTFALLAMLESYRRQGAAIIMVTHDEQIVRRFATRRWVVEDGALVRDERLAAVETVLAEGGTWR
- the tenI gene encoding thiazole tautomerase TenI, with the translated sequence MGALHFISTGRQTADEFAAICARIHPYADAIHIREKEKTAREVAEFVTALLYTGVPPQKIIVNDRVDVAAVYGVGGVQIASHSLPVRAVRRSFPDLTVGCSVHSLTEAKQAEEDGAHFCLYGHMFPTASKPGLPPRSIDSLREMAASVCIPVIAIGGIHAGNACRVMEAGAAGVAVLSAVFLAPDPVVEARRLAQIVKGERKNGGTL
- a CDS encoding hemolysin family protein — protein: MEEWPLRLFGWFFLFLLANALFASAEAAFSSASKARLKHYAEEHSNNKRLQAVVGHLDRALLALAMASRLTGIIAVALFIEIAASLLGEQTGLFVAIAVMTVLSVVFGEILPKSMAKEYAEPLAIRYAGLAYGLMKLMVPITALFQALKERMTRRFANGAAVPAVTEEDIKVMVELSEEEGVIDNKEKELIQRSLDFDEILVGEIFTPRADMVAVEINQPIEEIRDVFLEEKYSRIPVYEGDIDNVIGILSESDFFSELVQKRDVCVRELLRQPLFVVESMKVSDLLPELQKSKVHMAIVVDEFGGTAGLITLEDILEQIVGEIWDEHDEAVKTVRQIDEHSFEFSAELPLDEFCEVMNIDVPESESHTLGGWIFEMFERIPAVGETLQYGPLTLTVRQVDNRRIRKVLVSLSQQPLAEQAGGV